aaaaaaattgaaaggtgggtagtttttcagaccttaagccgaTAGATTATAGATATAGATGATGAATTTATTAGCTTAATTATAAAGCCATGATTGGCAAGACTCGAAAAAGGCAAGAAAGCTTATTCAAATTTACCTAAGAAAAGTTACAATAAAAGATCATTTTCCTAATAAACAAAATCTTAAATGTTGTCTTTGGAAAATTTCACCGCCTTTTCAAATCTAAGCAATGACTACCGTAAGGACCTCAATGTATTTGTTGTTGAACACCGCTTTATTTATAACTTTCCACAAATCCCAACACAATAAAACCATATATTGTCCGCCAATAGAACTTCAAATCTCCTGTGAGAAAGAGAATCCCAAAACTGAAAGAACTATAACAAAGAAGATGGCCAACCGAAAAGATGTTACACATACGAAGAAGTTTGCCCCAAACAAGTCGAGCATAACGacaatgaaaaaaatatgagaACAAAGTAAGCAAGGAGAAAGTACACCTCTGTATTAGAAGATATTCTATCTCTTGCCAACAACCACGAGTAGAAGAGAATGCGAGGAGAGAGCTTGAATTTCCAGAAGAACGAATAAGCTGAAGCTGCAATTTGCTGAGTATCATAAACTTCCCAACTTCTCGCAGACCTGCTGAAATCTGCAAAACTGTTTGCTATTAATTTAGgaaatgaacaaaggattaCTTTCACCCCCGAACTTgcgtcaaaatatcaaaaaagtccaaaactgGAAAATAGGATCACTTATACCTTGAACTTGtgtatttttggtcaaaaacccccctccccactctcacctcagagagtgagatacactctccggtatTGGATAGTAGTTTTGTTGGTAAAGTggtttttgataataaaaaggtttaaaatagtccaattttttttaaatttttctcttttaacacatagtaataaaaaaaacaaattagtcattttaattttaaaactatatatattaaatttatattaactaaaagATAGAggacctttttataatttttacaaaaaaaatcaaacttttttaaatttttttaggtctcaggcgaggaggagctcctcctcgcctgagacgAGGAGTTGCTGCTCCGGTgaggagcaacagctcctcAGAAGAACAGGGTCTGTTCTTCTGACGAGGAGCGGATCCGCTCCTCGcctgaagaacagacccatcgGTTTGTTCTTCGTGAAGAAGAACAAACCGTcgggtctgttcttcttcacgaagaacagacccaaCGGTGTATTCTTCGtgaagaagaacagacccagcGGTTTGTTCTTCGTGAAGAAGAACAAACCGCTGGATCTGTTCTTCGTGAAGAAGAACAAACCGCTGGATCTGTTCTTCTTCACGAAGAACAGACCTTGCTGTTCTTCGTGAAGAAGAACAGAGAGGTTGTTCTTGGAAGAacgtgggtctgttcttccaaAAAGAACAGCAGATTGGCCggaaaagatgaaaaaatatttgaaattaggatttttattttttttttgaaagtaaaattaggatttattaattagagatttggtattttaaattgttttaattaggattttattaggatttaattaatgattagttagagttaattatatttttataaatctcactctccaattaaggtgtcaCGTCAGCAAAGGGGTACTTTTGAGCCGGTTTACACAAGTtaagggtataagtgatccggttttccagctttggacttttttgatactttgacgcaagttcgggggttaaagtgatcctttgttctttagGAAATCTATCCATTTCTAAATTGTAAAATAAGTTTATACATATATGAGTCCtttaaatccaaaaattaagGATTTTATCGTCATAAAATATCCTCAccttttactctttttttttctatttaagtaTATTCTACCAAACATAGCATGAATTGTTTTCTGGATATTATCATTGCCACTCCGAACAAACAAAGAGATTCAATAGAAACAAACACCCCTTGTCAGAAGAGAAAAGCTTGATCGGAAATGGATGTATGCTGGTTGCACAATAAGAAACTTTATTAAAAAGGGTTGAGGAGTTTACTGTAATGTTTTTGCCCATTCCAGTTGAGATGCTCTAACAAAGGGTAACATCAGCTACTACAACATCTTTCCATTCGCCAACATGTCAATCCTGTCAGCAATGAAGTGATTCGACAATTAAAATTAGAACCGGATTCTTAAAAATGTATCATGGTAACTGCTTTTGGGATTAATAACTCGTGATACCCAGAATTATACACGAAAAAAAAGAGCCAGAGACGGATCAGATGGTtagaagtaaaaaaaattataaatgacaCTATAAAACTTACGAACATAGTGCACATTTAAGACTTCATTGAATATATGCTGGTTATCAAAATAGAGACATTTCCAAAGCTAAAATATGGCTGAATGTTATGGATCAGCTGGAAAAAATGTCGAGTTGTATTTAGGAACAAAGGGAAGGACAAAAGGACCTCCAGCAACTAACTCTATTTATTGGCCAAGCACAGTGATGATAACTAAGCTGACACGCCATGCTATGTCTTTTCCAGCTTCAATTCCAGCAACAGTAAGCTAAACAAACACATTCATGTTCAGATTAGATTCAGATTTTCTCTACGAATCTCGTATTATACAATACTACAACAGTACATTCACAAACATTTTTGCCTAATAATGGTTCCAGACATTAGTTGCCAGAAaacgaaattaaaattttacgaaaatgCTAACAAGGGAACTATATAGCATCTAGACAGTGAGTAACTTGACAAATAAACAGTAGTCGAAATACAAGAATAGCTTCATCAACCAAATTAAAGATGCCAACTGCCCAAGTTTATAAGATAGTACTGAACTTTAACAACTCCTTGCCAGCCAGGAAAAATCTCAGGTTCGTCAACATCAGCCAAAGCATCTTTAAGCTCATCATCTAATGGCTCAATCTTAATGAAAGTCTTGGCCCATAGAATGATAAAACAAAATTTCAGTAGGAACCATCAAAGATTAGAAAGTCATATGGATTTGGtattatttctttttgtttttttgaaagaGATTTGGTATTATTTCAGAACTTCCCATTTGCATAATTTTCAAACTTAAGGCCTCTGCCAACTATTTGAGCATGAGAATCAACAATATTATTTTCCTATAAGTGCCACATAAACAGAACATGTTGCGTAGCTAAAGCTTATTATCTAAAGGAAACCTGCATCATGACTTACCATTCATCTTGTATATCTGGATTTAGAGAGCCTTGAGGCATCGTCACTTCAGCAGTGGTTTGTCTCGCAGTAGAACAGAAGACACAGAACCTCTGGTAACTTGTATAAGCTTTAATTGACAACTTTTAGGCTTCCACTAAAACTACAAGccaaacaaaaatgaaaaacctCCACAATAAAGCAAAACAGGAAACAAACGAAAATTTTTGTCCTTGCTTTGCTATTGATGGACTTATATGATGCACTTGATTAATTAAATGGCAAACTCTATAAGAGTTATTAGCACATAACTCTGCATATTACAGCCATATAGGAAGCACCCAATATTCTGAGATGTATTTGACATGTAACTTGAGCAATTCTAATTGCAACTTATAAAGATTCggaaaattcaaatataaagcaataatCTCAAATTTGAATGAAATCAGCATGTTCACCTAGAAGCAGGttctaagataaaaaaaaatataaaataacacaCTTTGAAATTAAACAAGCCAAATAAGAAGGCTAAAGGAACAATAGAATAGATAGGTGCCTTGCGATTCAAAAGCTCACTGGTACATGCTTGTCTAAGCTAACATCTCTTTCAATCATCTGTTCACTTACAGCATAATTCAAGTCAAGTTGTGTTGATCTTTTTCCCAATATGCACATGTTCATGGGCATTGCCAGCTTGAAGGTCAATAATAGTGACTTAGATGCCAGAAACAGTCTGTGCGGCTTAAGCCGGGCTTGAGAAAAGCTGATTGTATTTCGAACAATTGATAGAAAAATAGatgtttgatatatgaaaatataaaatatgtatttgttatcaaataatataaaaatgaataattttatgatGGATTGAGGATGAGTTGCTTTCTAAATAATGCCAGCTCCAAACAAACAAagaaattcaataaaaataaacaaaaccctTGTCAGAGGAGGAAAAGCTTGATTAAAAATAGATGTAAATAGCTTAATGTGATGGTTTCAGTGTTTCACTATAAGAAACCTTATTAAAAGGGGTTGCAGAATTTACTGTAATGTTTTTGCCCATTCCGGTTGAGATGCTTTAACAAAGGGTAACATCAGCTACTACAACATCTTTCCATTTATCAACATGTCAATCCCTGTCAACAATGAAGTGATTCAAAAGTTAAAACCAGATTCTTCAAAATGTATCAATATAACTATGATTGGGATGAAGAACTCAAGATATTATTGATATCCAGAATTACACATGGAAAAAGGAGCCTGAAAGGGATCAGATGCTTACAGTGAAAAAAACAGgtctaatgccttaaaaaacatgaccttttagccccttttcgatTCTATTTCGATGTCggaaaatcaccaattttaccctattttgtatattcaagtttcaattgcaccctagaACACTAAATTACCTtgttttcattttgaaaaagtTCAACAAATCCTCCATGTTAACATAAATTCCAGATAGCACTCAATTCAATGTTATAAATAACACACAAAAAAACATTCTTCCacacaaattcaaataattatattaatgcATTTTTTatctacttttatttttaatgatattaATTGCATTCTAGCGTTTCCGGCACTAAAACCATCTCCGACCCCAACGCCCCTCTTCTGACCCAAAAACCGCCCATAATACAcgattaattttcaaaattttaaaaaataaaaaccatcAAACTCGTAAACACATCTGATCTGCAACCGGTTAGTCTTCCCCGTGATGAACGAGATCTGGTTCCATTTCCCAACATATCAATCCCTGTCAACAATGAAGTGATTCAATAGTCTAAACCAGAATCTTCAAAATGGATCCTTATAACTGCGGTTGGGATGAAGAACTCATGATATGATCGATAGCCAGAATTACACATGAAAAAAAGGTGTCTGAGAGGAGTCGGATGGTTAGcagtgaaaaaaatattatatgagTGACACAATAAgactatatatatacaaaaggtGCAAATTTAAAACGTCAATAACGATCTGTTAGTTATCAGTGTATAAACATTTGCGCAACTATATATGGCTGAATGATCTGAATCAACTGGAAGAACTCTCTCACCTTGTATTTGTGAGCTAAGGGAAGGACAAAGTCACAAAAGGACTTCCGGGCTCCGGCAATTAACTCTATTTATTGGCCAAGCATGGTGATGATAACTAAGCTGACACGCCAGAATAGGCTGCTATGTCAAGCTTCAATTGCAGGAACAATAGGCTAAAGAAACACATTGCAAGAGACCTATGTCAAGGACTAGATAAATAGTCAACAAAAATTTGCTAAATGGAGAAAGAGAACATATGCATTAAGACAAACAGAGATTAACAAGTCAATTAATTCCTTTAAAACATCTTTATATATTATCCAGCAACAATCAACATGTATGTAGACATGCACAAATTGATGTTCAGATCCATTGTCAGAAAacgaaataaaaattacaagaaAACAATAACAAGCAAAAGACTAGGGACATACTTTCGAGCTCGCACAACCTTGGACCTACTATTCCTGCAACCACATAGCATCAGGATGGTGAGTGAACTGACAGCATAAAAATAAACAGTAGTCAAATACAAGAACAGCTTCAGTGCCCAAAATTAAAGATGCTAGATTGTAGAGTACAATACCTTATAAACTCATCGCTAGTCAGGAAAAATAACAGGTTTATCAGCATCAGCCAAAGCCTCATAAAGCTCATCATCTAATGACCATTCCTAACAGCAACAAGCCGAGGTCTAAAAAGCCTTAACATGTGAGATGATGAAACAAGTTTTCAGTAAAGACCAGCAACGCTATGAAAATGATTTGGATAAGAAAATCATGTCAAAACTTGTCTCTGCTACCAACTATTTGAGTATGAGACAAAATACTTGTGTTTTAGATCTTATCGACTAAATTACAACTAGAACATATTGCAGCTCATAAGGATTCAGAAAATTCAAATATGAAGCAACAGTTTCATATTTTAATGAAATCAGACATTTACATAACCagttctaaatttaaaaaattaccaaaAGAACACGCATGTAAATTAAATAAGACAAATAAGAACAATGTGCAAACACAGGCAATTTCATTTAATATCATCAACACTAGAATCATTACATTTATGATTAGTATTTTACTGCAAATATAACATCAACCCATCTGACTACTGAGCCaacaaaccctaattttgaaACCATCAGATACCTAAATTATCAACCATTCATTCAAGAGCTGGTAAACTTAGTCACAGCCTTGGTACCCTCGGAAACAGCATGCTTGGCCAATTCACCGGGAAGAACCAATCTAACGGCAGTCTGGATCTCCCGAGATGTGATCGTAGGCTTCTTGTTGTACCTTGCAAGCTTGGAAGATTCCTGAGCAAGCTTCTCGAAAATATCGTTGATAAATGAGTTCATGATCCCCATGGCCTTGCTGGAGATTCCAATATCAGGATGAACCTGCTTGAGAACCTTGAAGATATAGATCTTGTATGTCTCTACGCTCTTCTTtgatctcttcttcttcttgtctCCGGCCGCCGCTGCACCGCCTTCCTTTGGCAGTTTCTTTCCGGCCTTTGGCTTCTTCTCCGCCGGTGATTTCTCCGCCACCGTCTTCTTCTCCTCTACTGGTTTCTTCTCCGCTGGCTTCTTCTCTGCCTTTGGTGCCATTTCGAAAGGGATTTTGATTTAAGATTGAAGACTGAGAATTGTTGATTGAAGATTGAATGTGAGTTGTGCATTGAAAATAAGGTGATCGATAGTGTATATTTATAGGAGGAGAAATATGTAATCTAATTGGTGCGTTATGAGACGCACGGATCGATGATGTGGATAATTCTTGAACGTTGATTGTATAGTTAAGATCGACGGCTTACAGTAATGCTTGAGAAATGCTATTGTGTCACGTGGGTGATGCTTATTGGTTCAATTTATGGGCTATGGATCGATGATGTGAAGGAAATAAAGCAGAGttggattttatttttgtttccctCCAAAATAGTGGTCTTCTTCTTTATTCCAAAATCTGAAAAATGTATTTATGGTTTATGTTTCAAACTCGAAGCAAAATGGAATTAAACCGATTCAGTTCAATTGAATTtagacttttaattttatcctgaTTCGGTTTGGAGCAGTATTTTAGTATTAAGAAATAATACAATGAGAATAATGGtttacttttttaaatgaaactgatttttattataaatatatgaatataaaaaattgtaatactttgagtttaaaagaaaaataaacatgATGGAATCGACCTATCGATCCTATATCCGTGTATTTGAATCCTATCAATCGGCTTAATGATCAGATAAATAATCGAATCCCTAAAGATTTGCCTATCGAAGCCGAACTTTTTAGAATTCGTTTATCAAGGTCGAACCTCATAAGGTTCGAAAAGAGCATTATTATGAATTCTTTTGTCGGAATGAATAGAATCATTAATTTGAAAACGATTCGAAGAGTCTCTAATCTACTCAAAAAACTTGTGCTATGGAATTACAGCGAAAATTAACATTCTAAGAGCTTTGTTGGCCAATAAATGAGTCACTCAATTACAATTTCGCCTAACAAGATTAAACGAAAAGGACGATTGATTCTCAATAAGGCACTTACTGTCTTGAATAATCAAATCGCAGTCAACATCTACTCCGGAATCTGTCCTTGTAACATCAATAATCCCTTTCGCATCGCCTTCGAAAATTACCTCCGATAACTGCAGGTTAAGAGCCATTTAGATAGCATCTCTCAAGGCCAATGTTGATAATTTTACTTACCAACTCGTAGTAATCCGTAAGTACGGAGTCGATCCCACGAAAATGAGATGTTTAAGGTGGAtgaaatataattttgaatttcaattcggTTAGTAATAGAAAAGCAATGGTTTGGTGTGTAAGAAATAAAAGGGCTAAAGTAACCAACTATTCAAATCCGTAATTGCAACTAAAACAACTAATTTAACAACGGGTTATAACAATAAAAGGAAACGTCAAGGGATTGGTAATCACGCCTAGGTCATGCAATCATGGTTGGTTAATTAGAGATACTACAAGGGTCGAGTCGAGCCTTAGCGCCATTCCTGCTCTTTCGAGACTCAAAGAACAACAAAGCTGCTATCTAATCGCTTAATCAATACCGAGCTCACTCTCGTGACACCAAGCACAACTACACAATCAACTAGCAATTAATAAATCAACTCTAAGGCCAACTAGGTTCAAACCCACTCTTATGGCGCTCTAACCTAGGTTTTCAATCCTATTAGTCAATTTAATTAACCACTTCTCGGTGAGTTAATCACACTATAAACATGCTTAGGGGAACTAATCTTAAACAAGCAATAAACAACAAGATTAAAACATGCTTAAACAACAATGTCAACCAACCTATTACACAAACCCTAGGCTATCATACTAACCCCCAACGAGGGGTTTAGCGACGTATGGCTAAGTTCTCAACACAACTAATAAATAGTGAACTAAACATTAAAGGGTATAAAAAGATTACCTTAGTTAAATATATAGAGCAATAAACCATAAGATAATGAAGAGTAATCAATAACTTGCATTCAAATAGAAAATTTTGTTCttacaaaataataaaagcTTCCAAGCACCAACAATAGAGAAAACTATGGAGCACTAATCCCTAAAACGATGTTAAACTATTTTAAGAGAGGCAATAGGAATAAAAATGACTTGATGTAATAAAAAGTTGTATCCCTAAAAATGAAATAAGGTGGTATTTATAGTATTCTCAataaggaaataaaaaacatctTAATACATGAGtgtttggccaaaaatggaagTGGTCCCAAGCCTTATCATCTTTGTCTAAAATCTGAGATTCAATCTTTAcgcttgtctcgaatcgagacattCAACTTATGAGTGTGCCTCGAATCTGAATCCAATCTGCTTCTCTTTTTAATTCAGCTCGGATCGAGACACAAGTTGCAGAGGGGTGTCTCGATCCGAGACACTCACAACTTCTCCAATCTTTTCGCTTCCTTTGCTCCCGGCTTTGCTCCTTACTAGCTTTCGACGATTCTTCCAcatttttatgccaaaaatgCCCCATAACGCTCCGATAACCTGGAAAGCTTAAGCACACAAATAAGGTACATATATACCTCAAAATGCATAACAAA
This region of Mercurialis annua linkage group LG1-X, ddMerAnnu1.2, whole genome shotgun sequence genomic DNA includes:
- the LOC126665855 gene encoding histone H2B-like, which encodes MAPKAEKKPAEKKPVEEKKTVAEKSPAEKKPKAGKKLPKEGGAAAAGDKKKKRSKKSVETYKIYIFKVLKQVHPDIGISSKAMGIMNSFINDIFEKLAQESSKLARYNKKPTITSREIQTAVRLVLPGELAKHAVSEGTKAVTKFTSS